One region of Emys orbicularis isolate rEmyOrb1 chromosome 6, rEmyOrb1.hap1, whole genome shotgun sequence genomic DNA includes:
- the DNAJB5 gene encoding dnaJ homolog subfamily B member 5 isoform X2, whose translation MGKDYYKTLGLQSGANEDEIKKAYRKMALKYHPDKNKDPSAEEKFKEIAEAYDVLSDPKKRAVYDQYGEEGLKTGGGSSGGSGNTFHYTFHGDPHATFASFFGGSNPFDIFFASSRSRAFNGFDQEDMDIDDDDDPFNAFGRFGFNGINGVHRRHPESLHTRRKVQDPPIVHELRVSLEEIYHGSTKRMKITRRRLNPDGRTTRTEDKILNIVIKRGWKEGTKITFPKEGDATPDNIPADIVFILKDKPHAHFKRDGTNVVYTAMISLKEALCGCTVNIPTLDGRVIPLPCNDIIKPGTVKRLRGEGLPFPKVPTQRGDLIVEFKVRFPDKIAPQTRQILKQHLPCS comes from the exons ATGGGAAAGGATTATTACAAGACCTTGGGGCTCCAGTCTGGAGCAAACGAAGATGAGATCAAGAAAGCTTATCGGAAAATGGCCCTGAAGTATCaccctgataaaaacaaagacCCCAGTGCAGAGGAGAAGTTCAAGGAAATCGCAGAGGCCTACGATGTCCTGAGTGATCCCAAGAAAAGGGCTGTCTATGATCAGTATGGGGAAGAAG GGCTCAAAACTGGAGGCGGTTCCTCTGGTGGCTCCGGCAACACTTTCCACTACACCTTCCACGGAGACCCGCACGCTACCTTTGCTTCTTTCTTCGGCGGCTCCAATCCCTTCGACATCTTCTTTGCCAGCAGTCGCTCCCGGGCGTTCAATGGGTTCGATCAGGAAGATATGGATATCGATGACGACGATGACCCTTTCAACGCCTTTGGACGGTTCGGCTTCAACGGCATCAACGGAGTCCATCGACGGCACCCGGAGTCTCTCCACACACGAAGGAAGGTTCAGGACCCACCCATCGTCCACGAGCTCAGGGTCTCCCTGGAAGAAATCTACCACGGCTCTACCAAAAGGATGAAAATCACCCGCCGGCGGCTGAACCCTGACGGGCGAACCACAAGGACCGAGGATAAGATATTGAACATTGTCATTAAAAGGGGGTGGAAAGAAGGAACCAAAATCACCTTTCCCAAAGAAGGAGATGCCACGCCAGACAACATCCCTGCCGATATCGTCTTCATTCTCAAGGACAAGCCTCACGCGCATTTCAAGCGAGACGGCACAAACGTGGTCTACACGGCTATGATCAGTCTTAAAGAG GCCTTGTGCGGCTGTACCGTGAACATTCCCACTCTCGACGGGAGGGTgatccctctgccctgcaacgACATCATCAAGCCTGGCACCGTGAAGAGACTGCGCGGGGAAGGGCTGCCCTTCCCAAAGGTCCCCACCCAACGGGGAGACTTGATTGTAGAGTTCAAAGTCCGCTTCCCAGACAAGATAGCTCCGCAGACGAGACAGATCCTCAAACAGCACCTGCCGTGCTCCTAG
- the DNAJB5 gene encoding dnaJ homolog subfamily B member 5 isoform X1, which translates to MFKIKLEPLKMSAWTLNMFLKFRNKDSTGGNVAVMGKDYYKTLGLQSGANEDEIKKAYRKMALKYHPDKNKDPSAEEKFKEIAEAYDVLSDPKKRAVYDQYGEEGLKTGGGSSGGSGNTFHYTFHGDPHATFASFFGGSNPFDIFFASSRSRAFNGFDQEDMDIDDDDDPFNAFGRFGFNGINGVHRRHPESLHTRRKVQDPPIVHELRVSLEEIYHGSTKRMKITRRRLNPDGRTTRTEDKILNIVIKRGWKEGTKITFPKEGDATPDNIPADIVFILKDKPHAHFKRDGTNVVYTAMISLKEALCGCTVNIPTLDGRVIPLPCNDIIKPGTVKRLRGEGLPFPKVPTQRGDLIVEFKVRFPDKIAPQTRQILKQHLPCS; encoded by the exons atgtttaaaataaagttagAGCCTTTAAAAATGAGTGCTTGGACACTGAATATGTTTCTAAAGTTTCG GAATAAAGACTCGACCGGAGGCAACGTCGCAGTCATGGGAAAGGATTATTACAAGACCTTGGGGCTCCAGTCTGGAGCAAACGAAGATGAGATCAAGAAAGCTTATCGGAAAATGGCCCTGAAGTATCaccctgataaaaacaaagacCCCAGTGCAGAGGAGAAGTTCAAGGAAATCGCAGAGGCCTACGATGTCCTGAGTGATCCCAAGAAAAGGGCTGTCTATGATCAGTATGGGGAAGAAG GGCTCAAAACTGGAGGCGGTTCCTCTGGTGGCTCCGGCAACACTTTCCACTACACCTTCCACGGAGACCCGCACGCTACCTTTGCTTCTTTCTTCGGCGGCTCCAATCCCTTCGACATCTTCTTTGCCAGCAGTCGCTCCCGGGCGTTCAATGGGTTCGATCAGGAAGATATGGATATCGATGACGACGATGACCCTTTCAACGCCTTTGGACGGTTCGGCTTCAACGGCATCAACGGAGTCCATCGACGGCACCCGGAGTCTCTCCACACACGAAGGAAGGTTCAGGACCCACCCATCGTCCACGAGCTCAGGGTCTCCCTGGAAGAAATCTACCACGGCTCTACCAAAAGGATGAAAATCACCCGCCGGCGGCTGAACCCTGACGGGCGAACCACAAGGACCGAGGATAAGATATTGAACATTGTCATTAAAAGGGGGTGGAAAGAAGGAACCAAAATCACCTTTCCCAAAGAAGGAGATGCCACGCCAGACAACATCCCTGCCGATATCGTCTTCATTCTCAAGGACAAGCCTCACGCGCATTTCAAGCGAGACGGCACAAACGTGGTCTACACGGCTATGATCAGTCTTAAAGAG GCCTTGTGCGGCTGTACCGTGAACATTCCCACTCTCGACGGGAGGGTgatccctctgccctgcaacgACATCATCAAGCCTGGCACCGTGAAGAGACTGCGCGGGGAAGGGCTGCCCTTCCCAAAGGTCCCCACCCAACGGGGAGACTTGATTGTAGAGTTCAAAGTCCGCTTCCCAGACAAGATAGCTCCGCAGACGAGACAGATCCTCAAACAGCACCTGCCGTGCTCCTAG